The genomic segment GAATACCTTGGCCGATGGTGATGTCGGCCACTTCGCCGGGGTACGGGTTTGCTGGGCGTGGCTCGCCGGTTCTGCGGATGACGGCGCGAAAGGTTTCGCTGGTAGGCAGCACCCCGGTCTGGCCGCCGAACCCGAATAGCTCGGTTTGCAGCGGAGTAGGTGCGCCTAGTCCCAACACTGCTGCCACATTGGCAAAGGCATCGAGGACGGTAGCGTTGCCGAGCTGCCTAATCAGTTGCAGACCTATCTGGTAGTAGTAAATGTTGCAGGATACACGCATCGCCGTGACGTCGTCAACGCTGCCATGCGCGGTGCGATAGTGCTCAATCCAGCACGGTTTGCCCCGCTCTCCCAGCCAACCATCCATTAGGCGTCCGGTACACACAACGCGCGGCATTGCCCTCTGCGCGCCATGCTGTAACCCGGCAATCTCCGTGACCGGCTTAAAGATAGAGCCCGGGACAAACGCCGCAAATGTCTTGTTATCTAGCGGACGACTAGGGTCGGCGGCGAGCACCCCGAAGTTCTTCGCAAGCTCCGCAGGAGAAAAGGCTGGGTGACTCACCATAGCTAGCACCGCACCCGTGCGGGGGTCGATAGCCACAACCGCTGCCTCGCGTGCCACCAAATCCAAATCGTTCCCGACGACCCCTGCGGCACGCGCCGCCACACGCACGCGCTCTAGGTGCCCCGGTAGCCAAGCTTCAATCTGCTGCTGCAAGGCCGCGTCTAAGGTGAGGTGCAAGTTATTGCCGGGGATAGGCTCTTGCACACCTACCTCCCTGACGGGGCGACTCAGGTGGTCGACTTCCACGAGCTGAAAGCCGTCCACGCCTCTTAGCGAAAGGTGGCGCGGGGCGAACTCATGTGACTGCTCTAAACCCCACCTTCCGACTACGCTGTCGAGCCGGTAGCGGCTAAATCCGATTCGCTCGTTTTCCGCCCTTATCTGTGCTGCATTAAGGAGGATACGTCCCATACCGCCTAAGACATGCGCGGCACTTTGACCAAACGGATAGCTCCTCACCGGTTGCACTTCCACAATAACCCCGGGTAGTTCCATGCGACGTTCCTCAATCTGTATGAGCCTGGCGTCGCCAAAGGTGAGAGGTTCATCGATCAGCCGGACGGGACGCCACCGGCGAAAACGCGCCGCCTGCAGGCGCCGCCTAAACTCAGTCACCGAGACTTGCTCCGGTTGTTCACCCAAGGGGTCAAGTATGGTGACTAGGCGCGCCAGAATATCGTCTAGTTCCGGGCTGCGGGTATGATGCATTGAGACAAAGTACCCCGGTTGGTTTGCAGCCAAGATTACTCCATGTGCATCGACAATTTTGCCGCGAGGAGCTTCCTGCACAACCTCCCGTAAGCGATTGTTGTCCGCGTCCCTCCGGTAATCGGCCCCATGCACAATCTGGATGTAAGCTAAGCGAAAAATGACTACGCTGATGGCCACAACTACTGCCATAGTCATTCCGTTTAAGCGCTTGTGAAAGAAACTCTCCACTAGATCACCTCACGCTTGCGGCGCGGTAAAATCCTAAAAAGCCAGAAGATAAGAACAGGCATAAACGCTCCGTTCACTAACACCGTCGGGACAAAGGCGCGGTAAAACGCGCCGCCCCACCAAACTCCAAACGCATGGCGGGACAACAGAAGAACGAGGAGCTCGAACCCCACTATCGAGATGAAGCCTACCGCGACCGTAACTAGCAGCTCGTCGCGGAAAAACTGCCTTTCTACTTGACCTGCCAGGTAGCCGATAACCACTAACGGAATTGCCGTAAGCCCGAAGGCACCTGCGAAAAGCGCATCGGCCAAAAGACCCGCCGCAAGACCGATAGTCATGCCGGTGGTCGTCCCGTAATGCAGTGCAGTCCCGGCGACTAAAGCTACCAATAGATTAAGCCTGCCGCCAAAGAGGGCTAAGCTCGGCATAAGGGCGCCATGCAAGATGACGCAGGCTCCGGTAAGGACGCCTAGTATTAGCGTGGCGCGGCTCACGGCTGCCCTCGCCGCACTACGAGTACTTCCTCTAGCCGGCCAAAGTCTACCGCCGGTTCAATGCGGGCTTGCTTTAGCAGACCGTCGGCGCTGACGACAATTTCGCTCACCACGCCGATGACGAAAGCATGGTCACGGGGAAACACGTCGCCTAACCGGCTGGTGAGCACTAGGTCGCCCTCAGCAATAGGAAAGTCCCACGGTAAGCGGGCAATTCTAACCATGCCCAACACAGCGCTGTCCCCTTCTGCTATGGCACCGTCTCGCCCGTTTTGCACTACTGCGGCTACCGCACTCCGCGGGTCAGTGATTAGCAGCACCCGCGCAGACATGCTAAAGACCTCGATTATTCGTCCCACGGCTCCGCGGTGGGTGACTACTGCGTCACCCGCCTGCAAACCATGCGCCAACCCGCGGTCAATAACTACTTCGTGGTGCCAAGTAGTTATGCCGCGGGAGATGACGCGCGCCATAACAAGGTCAAGCGCTACCTGTTGCTCGCGATACCCGAGTAAAGCCCGCACTCGCTCTAGTTCGAGCTTTGCTTCCACCAAGTTTTGATACTTAAAGTCGAGCTCCGCTAGCTCGCGGCGTAACCGCTCATTGTCACGTCGCAGCGTACCTAGCTCCCGCACAGATTCCGCCGTTTCGCGACCAAATGACACAACGGCGGCGATGGCGCGGGAGATAGGAGCACCTACGCGGTGAAGTGCGCGCTCTACCCAGGTCACGCCAACTACTTCCCTCGCCGAGAAGCTAAGCAGCACTAGGAGCACGAACACAGCAAGCAACAAGGTGATAAAGGAGCGATTTCTACCTAAAAACCCCATCCCCACCACCTCCGCTTGTTCTATCTTCGCCTAGGCGACGCGTCTAACCTGCGCAGCAAATCGATGTGTTCGAAGGTGCGCCCGGCACCCTGTACAACCGATGTCAAAGGGTCGTCCGCTATGACCGTCGGCATGCTTGTCTCTTCTGCGATTAGCTTGTCTAAGCCTCGCAACAATGAGCCGCCGCCGGTCAGAACGATGCCGCGGTCAAAGACATCGGCCGCTAACTCCGGCGGAGTGCGCTCGAGCGTTGCTTTAACCGCTTCCACTATCGCTCGCACGGGCTCCGCTAAGGCTTGGCGCACTTCGGTGCCTGTCAGTTTAAGCGTCTTTGGGAGACCGCTGACTAGGTCGCGGCCGCGCACGTCCATTTCTTCTTCCGGCAGAGCGTAAGCTGAGCCGATGGCAATCTTGACATCCTCGGCAGTGCGTTCACCGATAAGTAAATTATAATGTTTCTTGACATAACCAACAATGGCTTCGTCCATTTCGTCGCCGCCGACGCGGATAGACTTGTGCGTCACAATGCCACCGAGGCTGATAATAGCAACTTCCGTGGTTCCGCCGCCGATATCGACAATCATGTTGCCAATCGGCTCCGTCACCGGCAGCCCCGCCCCGATAGCCGCGGCCATGGGCTCTTCAATCGTGTAGGCCTCACGCGCTCCGGCCGAGAGCGCCGCGTCTTTCACCGCCCTCTTCTCAACCTCAGTCACGCCCGCCGGCACGCACACTACCACGCGCGGACGCAGGAAACTTGAGCCCGGCAAAGCGCGTTTGATGAAGGCCTTAAGCATTTTTTGTGTTACGTCAAAGTCGGCAATCACTCCGTCGCGCAAGGGGCGGACGGCGATTATGTGCCCGGGGGTACGGCCAATCATAGCCTTCGCTGCGTCGCCGACTTCCAGCACTTCGTGGTTGTCGCGCTGGATGGCTACTACGGACGGTTCCCGCAGCACGATGCCCTTACCCTTAACAAAGACCAAGGTGTTTGCCGTGCCGAGGTCAATGCCCATGTCGCGGGTAAAGTAGCGAGTAAGAAAGTTCATTTAACGCTTCGACTCCTTTACATGAGGCCCTTTTCCTTAAAACTTAGTATAACCCCGTCGCCAAAAATAACGTGGTCCAAGACGTCGATGCCTAGCAACCGACCTGCTTCCGTGAGGCGGCGCGTCACTTCCATGTCCTCGCGCGACGGCGTGCAATCCCCGCTTGGGTGATTGTGGGCGATAATCAGAGCTGCGGCGCTACGCTTGATGGCTGCGCGAAAGACTTCTCGCGGGTGCACAATAGAGGAGTTTAGGCTGCCGACGGAGACTTCCTCGATGCCGAGGCAGTGATTCTTGGTGTTAAGCAAGACGGTAAAGAAATGCTCGCGCTCTTCATGGCGCAGCCGCTCCAAGAGGAGACTTCGCACATCCTCGGGTGAACGAATGGAGCGAGGCGGGGCGCCTTGTACAGATAAGCGCCGCGACAGCTCGACCATGGCCAAAATTTGCACCGCTTTGGCGGGACCGATACCCTTTATTTCACAGAGCTCATCACTGGTGAGCCGTGTGAGACTGCTGATATCCCCCGCCTTTGCCAGCACCTTGCCGGCAAGCTCGAGTACGCTTTCCCCTCTTTGACCTGACGTACCCATTAAGATAGCTAACAGCTCGGCGTTTGACATGTGATGCGCGCCGCGGTTTAGCAGCCTCTCCCGCGGCCTTTCGCGTTCCGGCAACGCACGAATCGTCACCTACTCGCCCCCATTCCCATAAGGTCAACGCCGAGCTCCTGTAGCATTTCGTAGAGGAGCGACAGCGGCAACCCTACAACATTGCTGTAGCAGCCGGCGATGCCGCGCACAAACACTGCCGCCGCGCCTTGTATGGCGTAGCCCCCGGCTTTGTCTAGAGGCTCGCCGGTGGCCACATAGTTGCGAATCTCAGCAGGCGAAAGCGCTCTAAAGTCTACACGTGTAGTGGCGTGGCGCACTATGCAACGCTCGGCGCTCCGGAGGACGGCGACGCCCGTTACTACTTCGTGAGACTCCCCGGAAAGGAGCCCTAGCATCCAAGCGGCATGCTCCGGCGTTTCGGGCTTGCCAAGCAAGCGGCCGTGCAGGTGCACGACCGTATCGGCAGCGATGCAGACGCCCGCGCTAGGCAGTGGCAAGGCCCCTAACGCCTTCATTTCGGCATACTCACGCGCGCAAGCTACGGGGTCGCCAGACAACTCTGTGCCCTCGACAAACGAGGATGACACGACAACAGGCTCTACGCCGATTTGCCTAAGCAGTAGAAGCCGCCTAGGTGAAGCGGAGGCCAAGAAGATGGTCATGCGTTAGAGGGCACGGTAGGCCAAGTAGGCGAGCATCAGTCCGAAGACCATCGCGACCGACACCTGCAGGGTAACCCCAAAGACAAGCGTCAGGGGGCCGAGTGTCAAGGTGAGGGGCGGATAGAGACCGTAGGTCGGACTCGATAAGGCGAGGAACGGCAGTACGGGAGTAGCCAGTTCGCCTAGGAGGCCACCCAGGAAAAGACCTACGATGAGGAACACCAAGAGCATCCAAGTATTGCGCTTAGACTTCACGCGGCCCACCCTTTCGCATGTTACTTTGGGCAAGATAGCGACCTAACAGTGCACCTATTACACCTACAAAATACCCGGTGGGAATCGCCATCAACATCAGGTAAGGCAGGTGCACAAAGAGACCGAAATGACGCGCCAAAAGCGACGCGACTGTCAGCTGAGCGAGGTTGTGGAGAAGCGCTCCAAGCAGACTAAGTCCTACCGCGCTGAGCCGACTACCAAAAATCAGATAAGCAAGCCCCATTCCGGCTGCGCTGACTACCGCACCGCTTAGGCTCAGGAAGAAACCCAAAGTGAGAAAAGTGCCACCGAGCAGGCTGCCCAGTAGCGCACGCAAAACCGCTACTACCAGTGCGTCGCGCAAGCCGTAGCGCATAACTACTGCTACCGTTACTACGTTCGCTAATCCCAGCTTGGCACCTGGTCCTAGCGTGACAATTAGGGGATTTGGCATCGCGCCTTCTACCGCGTGCAGCGCCGCAGCTCCTGCCACAAGTAACGCCAAGCGCACCATCCTGTTTGCCTGCATGTCGGTTACCTACCCGTAAGCTCAGTTATGGCTGACATGCCTTGTGACATCACCACGGTGCCGTCTTCTGTTACCAGTAGTCCCATTACACCGGGAAAAGACTCAATCAGAGCTATTCCCTGCTCGACATTTAGCACCATGGCTGCCGTAGCTATCGCATCGGCTAGCGCGGCCTCCGGGGCTACAATCGTTGCACTAGCGATACCGCGCACTGTCATCCCGGTGCGCGGGTCTACGATATGCGTGTAACGTACGCCGTCTTGGATAAAGTAGCGCTCGTAATCGCCCGAGGTCAGGACAGCGCCGCCATAGGTAGAAACGACGGCGATTAACGCGTCCGGTTGTGTCGGATGCTGCACGCCGATTCTCACGGCACGCGGCTTCTCCCAAATAAACTGCCCCGGGAAGCCACCTAGAACGCGCACGTCTCCGCCGGCTTCGACAAAAGCATTGGTGATGCCGCGCTGTGCCAGAAACAGAATGGCTTGGTCGACAATATAGCCTTTGGCGACGCCGCCAAGGTCAAGCTGAGTGTTGGGGTGAGTTAGCCGTACGGTGCGCTGCGACACGTCCATCTCTACGTGTTCAAAACCTACCCCGGGCAAAGCCTCTGCCAAGGCTGCAGGCGTTGGCACGGCACGCGCGTCAGTGCCAAACCCCCACGCTCGCATCAGTGCGCCGATGGT from the Selenomonadales bacterium genome contains:
- the mreD gene encoding rod shape-determining protein MreD gives rise to the protein MSRATLILGVLTGACVILHGALMPSLALFGGRLNLLVALVAGTALHYGTTTGMTIGLAAGLLADALFAGAFGLTAIPLVVIGYLAGQVERQFFRDELLVTVAVGFISIVGFELLVLLLSRHAFGVWWGGAFYRAFVPTVLVNGAFMPVLIFWLFRILPRRKREVI
- the mreC gene encoding rod shape-determining protein MreC, with the protein product MGFLGRNRSFITLLLAVFVLLVLLSFSAREVVGVTWVERALHRVGAPISRAIAAVVSFGRETAESVRELGTLRRDNERLRRELAELDFKYQNLVEAKLELERVRALLGYREQQVALDLVMARVISRGITTWHHEVVIDRGLAHGLQAGDAVVTHRGAVGRIIEVFSMSARVLLITDPRSAVAAVVQNGRDGAIAEGDSAVLGMVRIARLPWDFPIAEGDLVLTSRLGDVFPRDHAFVIGVVSEIVVSADGLLKQARIEPAVDFGRLEEVLVVRRGQP
- a CDS encoding rod shape-determining protein, translating into MNFLTRYFTRDMGIDLGTANTLVFVKGKGIVLREPSVVAIQRDNHEVLEVGDAAKAMIGRTPGHIIAVRPLRDGVIADFDVTQKMLKAFIKRALPGSSFLRPRVVVCVPAGVTEVEKRAVKDAALSAGAREAYTIEEPMAAAIGAGLPVTEPIGNMIVDIGGGTTEVAIISLGGIVTHKSIRVGGDEMDEAIVGYVKKHYNLLIGERTAEDVKIAIGSAYALPEEEMDVRGRDLVSGLPKTLKLTGTEVRQALAEPVRAIVEAVKATLERTPPELAADVFDRGIVLTGGGSLLRGLDKLIAEETSMPTVIADDPLTSVVQGAGRTFEHIDLLRRLDASPRRR
- the radC gene encoding DNA repair protein RadC — encoded protein: MSNAELLAILMGTSGQRGESVLELAGKVLAKAGDISSLTRLTSDELCEIKGIGPAKAVQILAMVELSRRLSVQGAPPRSIRSPEDVRSLLLERLRHEEREHFFTVLLNTKNHCLGIEEVSVGSLNSSIVHPREVFRAAIKRSAAALIIAHNHPSGDCTPSREDMEVTRRLTEAGRLLGIDVLDHVIFGDGVILSFKEKGLM
- the maf gene encoding septum formation protein Maf gives rise to the protein MTIFLASASPRRLLLLRQIGVEPVVVSSSFVEGTELSGDPVACAREYAEMKALGALPLPSAGVCIAADTVVHLHGRLLGKPETPEHAAWMLGLLSGESHEVVTGVAVLRSAERCIVRHATTRVDFRALSPAEIRNYVATGEPLDKAGGYAIQGAAAVFVRGIAGCYSNVVGLPLSLLYEMLQELGVDLMGMGASR
- a CDS encoding Gx transporter family protein: MQANRMVRLALLVAGAAALHAVEGAMPNPLIVTLGPGAKLGLANVVTVAVVMRYGLRDALVVAVLRALLGSLLGGTFLTLGFFLSLSGAVVSAAGMGLAYLIFGSRLSAVGLSLLGALLHNLAQLTVASLLARHFGLFVHLPYLMLMAIPTGYFVGVIGALLGRYLAQSNMRKGGPREV
- a CDS encoding FAD:protein FMN transferase, translating into MKNIAVVLALAILLVAVAWVGQTRVIVRRAEREVLLMDTFVRLVVHGRQSQAALDDIIDATVKEMARLESVLSAHAAGSDVDKLNTAATAPRVVSDETIAVLERAKQVYERSQGAFDVTIGALMRAWGFGTDARAVPTPAALAEALPGVGFEHVEMDVSQRTVRLTHPNTQLDLGGVAKGYIVDQAILFLAQRGITNAFVEAGGDVRVLGGFPGQFIWEKPRAVRIGVQHPTQPDALIAVVSTYGGAVLTSGDYERYFIQDGVRYTHIVDPRTGMTVRGIASATIVAPEAALADAIATAAMVLNVEQGIALIESFPGVMGLLVTEDGTVVMSQGMSAITELTGR